A single Egibacteraceae bacterium DNA region contains:
- a CDS encoding Na+/H+ antiporter subunit E: MMRGRLLFVAWLLVVWLALWGDLSVANVLSGVVVSVALVLLFPHAGPTATGPIRPLPTLVFLGYFLYKLFEASVVVAWEVITPRNEDVNLGIVAIPVTGASPAVTTIVANAVSLVPGTLTLEVQRDPTVLFVHVLHLREIEAVRRDVMHLEMLALSAFGSKEALANAMGLVEARKDGSAVVAESPGDPSVPEDGHGPEGRA; this comes from the coding sequence ATGATGCGCGGCCGGCTGCTCTTCGTCGCGTGGCTGCTGGTGGTGTGGCTCGCGCTCTGGGGGGACCTGAGCGTGGCCAACGTCCTGTCCGGCGTGGTGGTGAGCGTGGCGCTCGTCCTGCTGTTCCCCCATGCGGGCCCGACCGCCACCGGCCCGATACGACCGCTGCCGACGCTCGTGTTCCTCGGCTACTTCCTCTACAAGCTCTTCGAGGCCAGCGTCGTGGTCGCCTGGGAGGTCATCACCCCACGCAACGAGGACGTGAACCTCGGGATCGTCGCCATTCCCGTCACCGGGGCGTCCCCCGCGGTGACCACGATCGTGGCCAACGCCGTCTCCCTCGTCCCCGGCACACTCACCCTGGAGGTCCAGAGGGACCCGACGGTGCTGTTCGTCCACGTGCTCCACCTGCGGGAGATCGAGGCCGTCCGTCGGGACGTGATGCACCTGGAAATGCTCGCCCTGAGCGCGTTCGGGAGCAAGGAGGCCCTGGCCAACGCCATGGGGCTCGTCGAGGCGCGCAAGGACGGGTCCGCCGTCGTCGCGGAGAGCCCGGGCGATCCCTCCGTCCCGGAGGACGGGCACGGGCCGGAGGGGCGCGCATGA
- a CDS encoding monovalent cation/H+ antiporter complex subunit F produces MTTVVDIGLLLIGASASLCVLAVLRRRSLADRIVALETLLITVVSGVALLTMRTGNTAFLPVLVVVAVVGFTGAVTVARFIERRGA; encoded by the coding sequence ATGACCACCGTCGTCGACATCGGCCTGCTCCTCATCGGCGCATCGGCCAGCCTCTGCGTGCTTGCGGTCCTGCGCCGTCGTTCCCTGGCCGACCGCATCGTCGCGCTCGAGACCCTGCTCATCACCGTCGTGAGCGGGGTCGCCCTGCTCACGATGCGCACGGGCAACACCGCCTTCCTGCCCGTGCTCGTCGTCGTTGCGGTCGTCGGCTTCACAGGTGCCGTGACGGTGGCCCGCTTCATAGAACGGCGCGGCGCGTGA
- a CDS encoding proton-conducting transporter membrane subunit, with amino-acid sequence MSVLPATVFVPLLGAAVALVAHRHMQIQRVVSVATVAATLAACVAALVRAEGQGTLVATLGGWPAPFGIVLVGDVFSTLLLAVSMATVLGVLLFALGQLEPHVEARYFHPLYLVLAAGVSASFLTGDLFNLFVAFEVMLIASYALLTLGGARSDVRPAMTYVVVSLLSSTLFITAVGLIYAATGTVNLADLAGRMAQVPAGLQLAFSLLLLVVFGIKAAIFPLFFWLPDSYPTAPTAVTAVFAGLLTKVGVYAIIRTQTILFGGVNTGPDTLLLFIAGATMLVGVLGAIAQDDVKRILSFHIVSQIGYMLLGLGLFTAAGLAGATLFIAHQIPVKTSLFLVGGMVEKVTGTGALRRLGGLVRRMPVAGVLWMLAALSLAGLPPFSGFFGKLALVQAGFAAERYVIVGVALFGSVLTLFSMIKIWNGAFWGVPDEDPPLESARGEGRLRAPVMMTGAAVGLVGLTLGIAVAAEPLWSLSQRAGAELADRQVYVDSVLGPPGVAREGG; translated from the coding sequence GTGAGCGTGCTGCCGGCAACGGTCTTCGTCCCCCTCCTCGGCGCCGCGGTGGCCCTCGTGGCCCATCGCCACATGCAGATCCAGCGGGTGGTGTCCGTCGCGACGGTGGCGGCGACGCTCGCGGCCTGCGTCGCTGCGCTCGTGCGGGCGGAGGGGCAGGGCACCCTCGTCGCGACGCTCGGAGGCTGGCCGGCGCCCTTCGGCATCGTCCTCGTGGGCGACGTCTTCAGCACCCTGCTCCTCGCCGTGTCGATGGCCACGGTCCTCGGGGTGCTGCTCTTCGCACTCGGCCAGCTCGAGCCCCACGTCGAGGCGCGCTACTTCCACCCCCTCTACCTCGTGCTCGCCGCGGGCGTGAGCGCCTCGTTTCTCACCGGCGACCTCTTCAACCTCTTCGTCGCGTTCGAGGTCATGCTCATCGCGAGCTACGCCCTGCTGACGTTGGGCGGCGCCCGCTCAGACGTGCGGCCCGCCATGACCTACGTGGTCGTGAGCCTGCTGTCCTCGACGCTGTTCATCACCGCCGTCGGTCTGATCTACGCCGCAACCGGGACGGTCAACCTGGCGGACCTGGCCGGGCGCATGGCGCAGGTGCCGGCCGGCCTCCAGCTCGCGTTCTCCTTGCTGCTGCTCGTCGTCTTCGGGATCAAGGCGGCGATCTTCCCGCTGTTCTTCTGGCTGCCCGACAGCTACCCCACAGCCCCGACCGCGGTGACCGCCGTCTTCGCGGGCCTGCTCACCAAGGTCGGCGTCTACGCCATCATCCGTACGCAGACCATCCTCTTCGGCGGCGTCAACACCGGCCCGGACACCCTCCTGCTGTTCATCGCCGGGGCGACGATGCTCGTCGGGGTCCTCGGAGCGATCGCGCAGGATGACGTCAAGCGCATCCTGAGCTTCCACATCGTGAGCCAGATCGGCTACATGCTGCTCGGCCTCGGCCTGTTCACCGCCGCCGGACTGGCCGGCGCCACGCTGTTCATCGCGCACCAGATCCCCGTCAAGACCTCGCTCTTCCTCGTCGGCGGCATGGTGGAGAAGGTCACCGGGACCGGGGCGCTGCGCCGGCTCGGCGGCCTGGTCCGACGCATGCCCGTCGCCGGCGTCCTGTGGATGCTCGCTGCCCTGTCCCTGGCGGGCCTCCCGCCGTTCAGCGGGTTCTTCGGCAAGCTCGCCCTCGTCCAGGCGGGGTTCGCCGCCGAGCGCTACGTCATCGTCGGCGTGGCGCTGTTCGGCAGCGTCCTCACGCTCTTCTCCATGATCAAGATCTGGAACGGCGCGTTCTGGGGAGTCCCCGACGAGGATCCGCCGCTCGAGTCCGCTCGCGGTGAGGGGCGCCTGCGGGCGCCGGTCATGATGACCGGGGCCGCCGTGGGCCTCGTGGGCCTGACCCTCGGGATCGCCGTCGCCGCCGAGCCGCTGTGGAGCCTGTCGCAACGCGCCGGCGCCGAGCTCGCGGACCGTCAGGTCTACGTCGACTCCGTCCTCGGGCCGCCTGGTGTGGCGCGGGAGGGCGGATGA
- the mnhG gene encoding monovalent cation/H(+) antiporter subunit G yields MSAAEVPLALLVLTGAGLTLLATVGLHRFPDVFARMHAATKSATLGLLLVLLATALALADAVATSKIALVAVLQFVTAPVAAHMIGRAAYRAGTELSPETQIDELGEAGVLPPLPSSPEPPGATPS; encoded by the coding sequence GTGAGCGCCGCGGAGGTGCCGCTCGCCCTGCTCGTGCTCACGGGGGCCGGCCTCACGCTGCTCGCGACCGTGGGCCTGCACCGGTTCCCCGACGTGTTCGCCCGGATGCACGCTGCGACGAAGTCCGCGACCCTCGGCCTGCTGCTCGTCCTCCTCGCCACCGCGTTGGCGCTCGCCGACGCAGTCGCCACCTCGAAGATCGCGCTCGTTGCCGTCCTCCAGTTCGTCACCGCACCCGTGGCCGCCCACATGATCGGGCGCGCCGCCTACCGGGCGGGTACCGAGCTCAGCCCCGAGACGCAGATCGACGAGCTCGGGGAGGCGGGGGTGCTTCCCCCGCTGCCCTCCTCGCCCGAGCCGCCGGGGGCCACGCCTTCCTGA